The Buchnera aphidicola (Lipaphis pseudobrassicae) genomic sequence GCGCTGTTGGAATAATAAGGGTATCTGGTTCTCAAGCAAAAAAAATTGCTATAGAAATATTAGGTAAAATACCCCGTGCAAGATTTGCTACTTATTCAAAATTTTTAAATCAAGAAAAAAAAATATTAGATAAAGGTATATCTTTATGGTTTCCTGCTCCTTATTCATTTACAGGTGAAGATGTATTAGAATTACAAGGACATGGTAGTCCATTAATTATGGACCTATTAATTAAAAGAATTGTTTCTATTAAATATACTAGAATTGCTAAACCTGGTGAATTTTCTGAACGTGCATTTTTAAATGGGAAAATAGATTTGATCCAAGCAGAAGCTATAGATGATTTGATTAATTCAGAAACAGAGTTATCTGCTCGTGCATCATTAAATTCGTTACAAGGAGATTTTTCTTTTTTTATTCAAGAATTAATGAATATAATTATTGAATTTCGTGTAAATTTAGAATCTAGTATAGATTTTGTAGAAGATAGAATTGATATTAATTTTGAAAGTTTTATTCATAAAAAGTTTAGAGAATTACATAATAAATTTAATAAAATTAAAAAAGCTACCTCAGAAGGAACATTATTAAGAGAAGGAAAAAAAATAGTAATTGTAGGTCTTCCAAATGCAGGAAAATCCAGTTTATTAAATACTTTATCGTGCTCTGATAGAGCAATAGTAACAAATATTCCAGGCACTACAAGAGATTTACTTTATGAGTATGTTAATATTAATAACGTTTCATGCAAACTAATTGATACTGCTGGTTTTCGTGAAACACAAAATAAAATAGAACGTATTGGAATCTCCCGAACATGGGATACAATTAAAACATCTGATCATATTCTGTTTGTTATTGATAAAACAATGAGTGAATTACAACGACAAAAAATATGTGATGATTTTATAAGAAATGTAACTAAAAATGTGCAAGTTACTTTCGTGTTAAACAAAAATGATTTAGTAAAAGATACATTTGGTATTAAAAAAATAAATGGATTATATTTTATTAGTGTTTCTGCGTATACAGGTCAAGGTATTGATATATTACGTGATCACATTGTAAAACTCGACAGTTATAGTAGTAAAGAAGGTGTTTTTATTGCTCGTAGACGTCATATTATTCAAATTGAATTAGCATATAAAGAATTTTTACATGCTGAAAAACATTGGTTATTATTTAAGAATATTGAGTTATTAGCTGAATCACTGAGTTTAATCAATAGATATTTAGGAGAAATAATAGGTAAATTTAATTCAGATGATTTATTAAAGAATATTTTTTCTACTTTTTGTATTGGAAAATAGAATTAAAATTTGTAATATGCCCGGAGGCGGAATTGAACCACCGACACGGGGATTTTCAGTCCCCTGCTCTACCAACTGAGCTATCCGGGCTTATTTTGTTCAATTATATTTAATCATCAAACATAAAACATTGTCAATATTTTTTTTTGTTTCTCTAATAATTATTTATATTTTTAAAGAATATATTTAAAGATAAAATATAAATTTTTTTAATAAAAATATAAAAAAATAATGTTTGCCCTTGAAAGTTTTAATAAAGATCCATATATTTATATTAGTAAGATATTATAAATTATTATAAGATAATAAATTGTAAAGTAATTAAGTAAGATTGTTCACAGGAGTATTCTTAATATGAAAATTCGTCCGTTACATGATCGTGTGCTAGTGAAGCGTAAAGAAGTTGAATCAAAATCTGCTGGCGGAATTGTGTTAACAGGTTCTGCTGCAGGAAAATCTACTAGAGGTACGGTAACAGCTGTTGGTAAGGGTCGTGTTTTAGATAATGGAGAAATTAAGCCATTAGATGTCAAAGTAGGTGATGTTGTTATTTTTAATGAAGGATATGGTGCAAAGACAGAAAAAATTGATAATGAAGAATTATTAATTTTAACTGAAAGTGATATTTTAGCAATTGTTGAAGAGTAAACTAAGTAAAAAAACTAAGTAAACTATACTCTATATCCATTAAAAAAATTATTTAAGGGAATGTAAAAATGGCTGCTAAAGACGTAAAATTTGGTAATGAAGCTCGTATTAAAATGCTTCGTGGAGTTAATGTTTTAGCTGATGCAGTGAAGGTTACTTTAGGACCAAAAGGTAGAAATGTAGTTTTAGATAAATCTTTTGGAGCACCTAGTATTACTAAAGACGGTGTATCAGTGGCTCGTGAAATCGAATTAGAAGATAAATTCGAGAATATGGGAGCTCAAATGGTAAAAGAAGTTGCATCAAAAGCAAATGATGCAGCAGGTGATGGAACAACAACAGCAACATTATTAGCTCAATCTATAGTAAATGAAGGTTTAAAAGCTGTTGCTGCTGGAATGAATCCAATGGATCTTAAGCGTGGAATTGATAAAGCTGTTATTAGTGCAGTAGAAGAACTAAAAAATTTATCAGTACCATGTTCTGATTCTAAAGCAATTACACAAGTGGGTACTATTTCTGCGAATGCAGATGAAAAAGTTGGAGCATTAATTGCAGAAGCAATGGAAAAAGTTGGTAATGATGGAGTTATAACAGTAGAAGAAGGAACAGGATTACAAAATGAATTAGAAGTTGTAAAAGGTATGCAATTTGATCGAGGTTATTTATCTCCTTATTTTATCAATAAACCAGAAACAGGTATTGTTGAATTAGAAAATCCATATATTTTAATGGCTGATAAAAAAATTTCTAATGTTCGGGAGATGTTACCAATATTAGAGTCTGTTGCAAAATCAGGAAAACCATTATTAATTATTTCGGAAGATTTAGAAGGTGAAGCATTAGCTACATTAGTAGTTAACTCCATGAGAGGTATTGTAAAAGTAGCTGCAGTAAAAGCTCCTGGATTTGGAGATCGTCGTAAAGCAATGTTGCAAGATATTTCTATTCTTACTGGTGGTTCTGTTATTTCTGAAGAATTAGCAATGGAATTAGAAAAATCTACTTTAGAAGATTTAGGTCAAGCAAAGCGTGTTGTAATCAGTAAAGATACTACAACTATAATTGGTGGTATTGGAGAAAAACACGCAATTCAAAGTCGTATTAGTCAAATTCGACAAGAAATTCAAGAAGCTACTTCTGATTATGACAAAGAAAAATTAAATGAGCGTTTAGCTAAATTATCAGGTGGAGTTGCTGTATTAAAAGTAGGTGCAGCTACAGAAGTAGAAATGAAAGAGAAAAAAGCACGTGTTGAAGATGCATTACATGCAACTCGTGCGGCAGTAGAGGAAGGAGTAGTTGCTGGCGGTGGTGTTGCATTAGTTAGAGTAGCAGGAAAAATATCTAATTTACGTGGTCAAAACGAAGATCAAAATGTAGGTATTCGTGTTGCATTACGTGCAATGGAAGCACCATTACGTCAAATCGTATCAAATTCAGGTGAAGAACCTTCTGTAGTTACCAACAATGTAAAAGATGGTAAAGGTAATTATGGTTATAATGCAGCCACTGATGAATATGGCGATATGATAGATTTTGGTATATTAGATCCTACTAAAGTTACACGTTCTGCTTTACAATATGCTGCTTCAGTAGCTGGTTTAATGATAACTACTGAATGTATGGTTACTGACCTACCAAAAGAAGACAAGTCTTCTGATTCTAATCCTTCTCCTGCTGGAGGAATGGGTGGTATGGGCGGAATGATGTAATTTGATTGTTATTACATCAATCTAATTTTATTAAAATTATTTAAATGATTGCTTTCCTCAGATTTAACTACACTGAGGAAAGTTTTTTCTTAAATAGATTAAAATACTAAGATTTTAATATTATTTTTTTTCATTCAAATAATTATTGATTTATTATCTTTAGAGCCAGTATCGTAAACTAGTCTAGGTACTAAATAACCAGAAATCATTTTCATTAAATTTTTCATAATAACTTTTGCTTTTTTATTTGAAACTAAAAAATGTTTCGTACCGATTGCTTTGTCTAAAATATGTAAATAATACGGAAGAACGTTATTTTCAAATAAAATATTGCTTAATTTGGCTAAAATAATAGGATTATCATTAATATTTTTCAATAAAACACTTTGATTTAATAAGATCGCACCTGATTTTTTTAATTTAAAAAGACTTTTACTTAATTCTTTGTTAATTTCTTGTGGATGATTAATATGAGTTACTAAAATAATTTTTATTCGTGATTGAAAAAATATTTGACAAAGATCAAAAGTAATTCGACTGGGTATGACAACAGGTAATCTAGTATGTATTCTCAATCTTTTAATATGATTAATACTAGATATTAATTTAATTAGCCATATTAACTCGTGATCTTTTGCCATTAATGGATCGCCTCCCGACAAAATAACTTCATTTAGCTCTTTTTTATTTTTTATGTATTCAAGTGCTTGCATCCAATTTTTTTTTCCTCCTTGATTTATTTCATAAGGAAAATATTTTCGAAAACAGTATCTACAATGAATGGCACAGTTAGTTTTCACTATTAATAATACTCTATCATGGTATTTATGAATTAAACCAGGTAAAATAATATTTTTTATTTCTTTTGTAGGGTCTTTTATATATTCTGAAGATTTTAAAAATTCTTGATTATTATTTATTACTTGTAAAAAAAGTGGATCTTTTGGATCATTTTTTTTCATTCTTGCAATAAAAGAATATGGAACACGAAATGAAAATTTTTTATTTTTTTTTAATGTAGAATATTGAATATGATTTTCTAGATTGAGAATTTTTAATAATTCTTTTGGATGGGTAATAGAGTTAGATAGTTCATGTAACCAGTTATCTTTTTTGATTACACTATTTATTTTTTTCATTTCTATATATTTTGCAACGATAGAGGTTTATATGAGATTGTGTTATAGTAATAATTTTCGTTCTGGTTGTAAAATTATATTTGAAAATGAACCTTATTTAGTAGAATCTAGTGAATTTGTAAAACCTGGAAAAGGCCAGGCTTTTGTTCGTGTAAAATTAAGAAATTTTGGAACGAAACAACTTATAGAAAAAACTTTTAGATCTACGGATTTTTTACCAATAGCTGATATTGTAGAATACAAACTTTCTTATTTATACAATGACGGTCAATTTTGGTATTTTATCCACGATAATACTTTTGAAGAATTATCAGTAGAAAAAAAAATTGTTGGTTCTAATAGAAAATGGTTATTAGAACAAGATCCTTGTACTGTTATTTTATGGAATAATCAACCAATTTCTATTACACCAAAAAATTTTGTGGAACTTCAGGTTTTAAATACAGAAGCAACTTTAAAAGGTGATACTATTAATAGTAATGTTACTAAATTAGCAACTTTAAATACAGGTGCGATTATAAGAGTACCTTTGTTTGTTCAAATTGGTTCATTAGTTAAAGTAGATACTCGATCTGGCGAATATGTCTGTAGAATTAAATAATAGTAGTTTATTTATAGATCCATAAATTATTTTCAATACTCGTTTCCTTTAACATATTGTCTATAACTATCCCATTCAAATGTTAACCATAAACTATTTCCTAAACGCATTCTATCAATTACTCTTTCACCTAATAAATTTTTCATTCCTTGATGATCTAAATTGGATAACATTCCAGTAGATCGTTTAGATGATGATCGTCTATCAACTATTTGATTAATAATTACTTTTTCATAACGAGATTCAGTTTGCATTCCAATTTCATCTATCATGAGTAAATCTACACTACTTAGATTATGTAATAAACTTTCTTCAGTAATATTACTAGTGCCACTAAATGTACCTTTCATATTCGACATTAAATCAGCTACAGTAACTAGTAAAATACTTTTTCCATGTAAAATTAAATAATTTCCTATAGCTGATGCTAAATGATTTTTACCTGTACCTGGTTTTCCTGAAAATATAAAACTGGCAATATTTTGGTTAAATTCTTCTGCATATTTTTTAGATGCTTTTAGAACTCTTTTTTGACCATCATGTTCAATTTTATAATTATCAAATGAACAGTTCATATATAATTCTCTAATTCCAGACCTTCCTAGAACACGTTGCATTCTCATTGCTTTATTTTCACGTAATATGGATTCAGAAGACAATCTTCCTTGTTCTTGATTCCAAGCCAATAAATCTTCGTCATTATCAAATTTTGGTTTGATATTATTCGGCATAAGACGTTTAAGACGTTTAAAAAATTCAGTATGAAATGTCATTATTTTCCTCTAAATCCACTTGGTATAGTTTGATCTGGTTGTGGTATATGAGTAATATCTCGTTTTTTTTTCGAAAATTTATTAATTGATCTACTTTTTTGTAAACTTTGAGCTAGTTTTTGTTGCCATTGTATATGATAAAAAAAACAACCTTCTGCTTCCCAATAAGAGATAAAAGACGCAAGTTCAGATGGTGATACTTCTGTATCTAACATTATACCCCATAATGCTGCCTGACGAATAAAATCTTTATCAGGAATCCATTTAGAATGCATAGAGAATTTTTTATTTATGTTGTCTTTTTTTACATTTTTATATATAGAGTCATATTCAAGATCAAATATTTTTTTTAAAAAAAAAGGAGTTACTGCATAAAAAACAGGAACTTCGTTTTTTAAAATTATTAAGGAACCATTATTTGATTTTTCTAAAATTTGAATAGGATTTTTGCAAAATAAATCAAGTGTTGTATTTTGAGAAATTAAAATTTTCATAAATGTTTTACCTCTGTAAATTACAAGATATTAGTAAAGATATTAATATCTATATTATAGATTTGATATTTTAACGAAATAAAGATAGCATTCAATATTATTTGTTATTTTTTTTTTATATAAAATCCAATTTTTTGGTATAAAAATAGGTCTTTTTTTTTCTTTTTCAATATAAATAATAGATTGGCTTTTAATCCATTTATTATTCTCTAATAAATTAATAGTTGATTCAATTAATCCTTTATAATAAGGTGGATCAATAAATATTATATCATATGGTTTTCCATTTTTTTTTAACCAATTTAAGGTGTTTGTATGTATTATTTCTGCATTGTATATATTTAATTTTTTGATGTTTTTTTTGAGGTTAATAATTGTTTTTTTGTTTATTTCTAAAAATGTTGAAAACGAAGCATAACGAGATATGGCTTCTATTCCTAAAGCGCCACTACCTGCAAAACAATCAAGACATCTAGAATTTTTAACATATTTAGATAACCATTCAAATAGTGTTTCTCGTATTTGATTCGTAGTAGGACGTAGATTAGAAATATTATTAAAAGATATTTTTCTTCCCTTAAATTTTCCAGAAATAATATATACCTTTCCATGTTTTTGTAAGAAATAATTATGCATTTTTTAGATGATTTATCTTAATAGTATAATTTATTTTATAATTAATAATGATACAAATAAATATTTTTTTAAAGATGTAAATAGTTCAAGAAACATGATTTTTATTTAGCAAATAAAAGGATGATAAAATGAAAGATGATAAAAAAAACAATTTTTTTTCTTGGTTAAGTTCTGTAATTAAAAAAAAGAAAATAAAAAATACATTGCAAGAAGATAAGAAAAAAGAACTAAAAAATAATTCTATATTTAAAAATAAAATAATTGATACAGATAATATAAATATAGAAATTAACCAAAACTTATCTAATATTAATGATTCTTTAATAGAACAAGATATTATCAAAAATAATAAAATAGAAACGTTTAATAATAAAAATGAAAATTTAAAAAATATTAAAAATATAAAAATAAATTTTTTTACACGTTTAAAACAGAGTTTAAATAAAACAAAAAAAATTCTTGGAGATGGAATTAGTAATATTTTTTTATCAAAAACTGTTGATAAGAATCTTTTTACAGAATTAGAAGAAAAAATGTTACTTGCTGATATCGGTTATAATACTACAAATCAAATTATTAGTAATTTAATTAAAGAGATCAATAAAAAAGATTTACATGTTCCTGAAAAGGTATATTTTCTATTAAAAAAAAATATGTATACTATTTTAAAGAATGTAGAAAAACCATTAAAAATATCTAGTCATATTCCTTTTATTATTCTAGTAGTAGGAGTTAATGGTACAGGAAAAACAACAACAGTTGTAAAGTTAGCACAAAAATATAAATTAGAAGGAAAGTCTGTAATTTTAGCCGCTGCCGATACCTTTAGAGCTGCAGCAATAGAACAATTACAAACATTAGGAAAAGTTAATAAAATACCAGTTATTGCTCAAAGTTTTCATTCGGATCCTGCAGCGGTAGTATTCGATGCGATACAATCAGCAAAAGCAAAAAAAATAGATGTTTTAATTATTGATACAGCAGGAAGATTGCATAATAAATTACATTTAATAGAAGAATTAAAAAAAATAGTTAGAGTGATTAAAAAAATAGATTCTTCTGGACCTCATGAAACAATGTTAATTGTTGATTCTTGTAATGGACAAAACATAATACAACAAACAGAAATATTTCATAAAGCGTTAAATTTAACTGGTATTGTAATTACTAAATTAGATGGAACAGCAAAAGGAGGAGTAGTTTTTTCATTAGCAAATCAATTCAATATTCCTATTCGTTATATTGGAATCGGAGAAAAAATACAGGATTTAGGTATTTTTAATAGTAAAGAATTTATTAATGCTATTTTTAGTCAAAAATAATAATATTTATTATATTGTTAATATAAATCTTTGATTTATATTTTTAATTACAGTATTATAAAAATGTCCCACATATTCATATTTTAGTATATATAATTCGTTGATGCGGGAATAAAAATGATCGATAAATTACAGATTTTATCTGTGACGTTACCAAGTAATTTAGATTCTTATATCAGAATAGCTAATCTGTGGCCAATGTTATCAATTAGAGAAGAACAATTGCTCACTAAACGATTACGTTATAATGGTGATTTAGATGCTGCAAAAACTTTGATTTTATCTCATCTTCGTTTTGTAATTCATATTTCACGTAACTATTCGGGATACGGTTTGCTGCAAGCTGATATTATACAAGAAGGGAATATTGGTCTAATGAAAGCAGTACGTAGATTTAATCCTGAAATAGGTGTTCGTTTAGTTTCTTTTGCTGTGCATTGGATTAAGTCAGAAATTCATGAGTATGTTTTACGAAATTGGCGTATTGTCAAAGTCGCTACTACAAAATCTCAAAGAAAATTATTTTTTAATTTAAGAAAAACGAAAAAAAGATTAGGTTGGTTTAATGAAGAAGAAATTAATATAGTTGCAAAAGAATTAGGAGTAAGTAGTAAAGATGTAAGAGAAATGGAATCTCGAATGTCAGTTCAGGATGTTACTTTTAATCCTTTTCCAGAAGAAGATTGCATAGATGGAAAAAGTTATAACAACACGCAACATTTACAGGATAAAACATCTAATTTTGCCAATGGTTTAGAAGCAGATAATTGGGAAGAACATGCTTCAAGTAAATTAAGTGATGCATTATTAGGATTAGATGAACGTAGTCGTAATATTATTCATGCACGTTGGTTAGATAACGACAAAAAAAATACTTTACAAAAACTAGCAAAAAATTATGGTATTTCTGCAGAACGTATTCGGCAATTAGAAAAAAACGCTATGAAGAAATTAAGAATAGCTATAGAATCTTAATCTGTACAATAAATATTGTATTGAATACATTAATAACTTATAACATTTTTTCATACAGAGTATGAGAATAAGTTTATTTATAGTTAAAAGCTCATACTCTTTTTTTAATTTTAATGAATATAATTTTTATATATGATAAAATTTTTTTATATAATTATTCTACTGTAACAGCTTTAGCAAGATGTCTTGGTTGATCGATATTTTTTCTTTTATTTAATGCGATATAATATGCAAGTAATTGTAAAGGTACTGCATAAAATATAGGTGCTATTAACTCTTCTATATATGGTAATTTTATAAATTTTACATTTTCATCATAATCAAATTCTTCATCTGAAAAAACATAAATTGATCCCCCTCTTGAAGATATTTCTTTAATATTTTTTTTTATTTTTTCTAATAAAAAATTTTTTGGAGCAATAATAATTACTGGTATATTTTTATCAATTAGTGCAAGAGGTCCGTGTTTTAGTTCTCCTGCAGCATAAGCTTCAGCATGAATATAAGAAATTTCTTTTAGTTTTAAAGCTCCCTCTATTGCAATAGGATAGTATTCACCTCTTCCAATAAATAATATATGTTTTTTATCAAATAATTGATTTGCTATACTTTTAATTAACTGATTTTTTTTCAAAACTTCTTTGATTCTAGTAGGTAAAACATTTAATGTTTGTACAATTTTTTTTTCAACTTGAATTTTGTTTTGTATATTTGCAATTTTTGCTACTAACATCAGTAAAACAGTTAGTTGTGTTGTAAAAGATTTAGTTGAAGCAACTCCGATTTCTATTCCTGCTTTAGTTAATAAACAGTTATCTGACTCTTTAACTAAAGAAGATCCTTCCATGTTGCATATCGTTAAATTTCCTAAATATTTAAATTTTTTAGAATATCTTAATGCTGATAATGTATCAGCAGTTTCACCTGACTGTGATAAAGTTACTAAAAAACTATTTTTTCTTGCAGCTATTTTTCTAGAAGAAAATTCAGAAGATATTTCAACATCACAAGGAAGATCGATGAGAGATTCAAACCAATATCTAGAAACCATAGCTGCATTATATGAGGTTCCACATGCAACTATTTGAATATGTTCTATTTTAGAAAACAAAAGATTTTCTTTTATTCCTAATTCTAAAAAATTTATTGTATTGTTTTCTTTTAAACGATTTCGTAAAGTATTTTGAATAGATATAGGTTGTTCATATATTTCTTTTTCCATATAATAACGATATTTTCCTTTTTTCACTGTTTTATATTGAATATTAGATGTAATTGCTTTTCTATGAATGACAGTGTTATTTTTATTCACAATATTAATTTTGTTTGTTGTAATAATGGCAATATCGTCTTCTTCTAAGAATATAAAACGTTTTGTGATATGCAATAATGCTATTTGATCAGATGCAATAAAATTTTCTTCTGTCCCTAGTCCTATAACTAATGGGCTTTTAGATCGAACTGCTATTAGTTCTAATGGATTATTTGTATCTATTATAACCATACTGTAATTGCCATGTAATTTTTTGATACTATTTTTTATAACATTTTCAATAGATTGTTGCTNNNNNNNNNNNNNNNNNNNNNNNNNNNNNNNNNNNNNNNNNNNNNNNNNNNNNNNNNNNNNNNNNNNNNNNNNNNNNNNNNACAACAATAATATTTGAAGAAATATGTGGATGAGTATTTTCTTTAGAAATTTTTCCATGCGTAGCCCAACGTGTATGAGCTACTCCAATGTTACCAAATATTTTTTTTTTATTTACCTTTTCTACTAATTTGTCTACTTTTCCAACACAACGAATTCTAATAATATTATTTTTATTATTTACTATAGCCAATCCTGAAGAATCATATCCTCGATATTCTAATTGTTTAATACCTTTTAGAAGAAAATTAATAATATTATTTTTTGTGACTGCACCAACAATACCGCACATATTTATACCTTTTTTATATTTTTTAAAACTATTTATTTTTATAAATAATTTTTATTAAAAAATTATAGTTATTATTTTTGACGAAATTTATTAGGATGTATCCAATTTTTTTTATATTTTTGTTCTTTTTTATTGTAAACTAAACAAGATTCGTTAATATCTTTTGTTAAAGTTGTTCCTGCTCCAATAGTTGTATTTTTTGTAATTTTAATTGGTGCAATTAATTCTGTATTAGCGCCAATGAAAACATTGTCACCAATGATGGTTTTTAATTTATTTACCCCATCATAATTACATGTAACACTACCTGCTCCAATGTTAACATTACTTCCAATTTCAGAATTTCCTATATAACTTAAATGTTTGATTTTACAATTTTTTTTTATAATACTATCTTTGATTTCAACAAAATTTCCTATTTTAATTGTTTGATCTAATATAGTGTTTGTTCTTAAATGAGCAAATGGTCCAATGATACAATTTTTACCTATTTTTGCATTTTCTATGATTGTATATGCTTGAATTTTAGTTTGATTATCAATAATACTATTTTTAATAATACATCCTACTCCAATTTGAACGTTATCTCCTAAAATCACATTNNNNNNNNNNNNNNNNNNNNNNNNNNNNNNNNNNNNNNNNNNNNNNNNNNNNNNNGGATCTTTTAACATTACTCCATCAATAAGTAATTTATTAATTTGCTCTTGTTGTAGAATATTTTCTAACATAGATAATTGTAATTTATTATTTACTCCTAGTATTTCTTGATATTTAAAAGGTTCTGTTGTTTGAATAAAGTTACCTTCAAAATATGCTATGGCAACAATATCGGTAGCATAATATTCTTTTTTCTTGTTTTGATTACTAATTTTTCCTAACCATTTTTTTAGATCTTCACTATTAGCTATAAAAATTCCAGAGTATATTTCTTTAATATTTCTTTCTTTATAATTTGCATCTAATTCTTCTATTATTCTTACAACTCTTCCTTTTTTTCGTAAAATACGTCCATATCCATTAGGATTTTTTACTTTCATAGTTAACAAATTGATTTTTGATGTTTTTTTCAATCTTTGTAATTTTCTTATTGATTTTGATGAAATAAATGGAACATCTCCATATAACACTAATACGTTTTCATCATTTGGTATGTTTTTTAAAGCCAATTGTATTGCTTTTCCTGTTCCTTCAGGTTTTTTTTGCATAACCAACTCAAGAGAATGATTGCATATTATTGAAGATATAACTTTTTTCGGATGATTATAAACTAATATAATTTTTTTTGGTTTTATAGATTTTGCAGTTTGAATAACATGTTCTAAAATTGTTTTTCCACCTAAAAAGTGTAATACTTTAGGATGGCTAGATTTCATTCTAGTGCCTCTTCCAGCTGCAAGTATTATTACGTTTGTTTTTTTTTGAAACATGAAATAACCTTTTATCAAAATTTTATTAATATAATTATATTAAATAAAAGATTTTTAATTGAATAGTTTTAATTAATGATATTTTTAGTTCAGTTATGGAATACCAGTTTATGATTTTAAATATTCATAT encodes the following:
- the mnmE gene encoding tRNA uridine-5-carboxymethylaminomethyl(34) synthesis GTPase MnmE translates to MIYNETIVAQVTYPGKSAVGIIRVSGSQAKKIAIEILGKIPRARFATYSKFLNQEKKILDKGISLWFPAPYSFTGEDVLELQGHGSPLIMDLLIKRIVSIKYTRIAKPGEFSERAFLNGKIDLIQAEAIDDLINSETELSARASLNSLQGDFSFFIQELMNIIIEFRVNLESSIDFVEDRIDINFESFIHKKFRELHNKFNKIKKATSEGTLLREGKKIVIVGLPNAGKSSLLNTLSCSDRAIVTNIPGTTRDLLYEYVNINNVSCKLIDTAGFRETQNKIERIGISRTWDTIKTSDHILFVIDKTMSELQRQKICDDFIRNVTKNVQVTFVLNKNDLVKDTFGIKKINGLYFISVSAYTGQGIDILRDHIVKLDSYSSKEGVFIARRRHIIQIELAYKEFLHAEKHWLLFKNIELLAESLSLINRYLGEIIGKFNSDDLLKNIFSTFCIGK
- a CDS encoding co-chaperone GroES — protein: MKIRPLHDRVLVKRKEVESKSAGGIVLTGSAAGKSTRGTVTAVGKGRVLDNGEIKPLDVKVGDVVIFNEGYGAKTEKIDNEELLILTESDILAIVEE
- the groL gene encoding chaperonin GroEL (60 kDa chaperone family; promotes refolding of misfolded polypeptides especially under stressful conditions; forms two stacked rings of heptamers to form a barrel-shaped 14mer; ends can be capped by GroES; misfolded proteins enter the barrel where they are refolded when GroES binds); translated protein: MAAKDVKFGNEARIKMLRGVNVLADAVKVTLGPKGRNVVLDKSFGAPSITKDGVSVAREIELEDKFENMGAQMVKEVASKANDAAGDGTTTATLLAQSIVNEGLKAVAAGMNPMDLKRGIDKAVISAVEELKNLSVPCSDSKAITQVGTISANADEKVGALIAEAMEKVGNDGVITVEEGTGLQNELEVVKGMQFDRGYLSPYFINKPETGIVELENPYILMADKKISNVREMLPILESVAKSGKPLLIISEDLEGEALATLVVNSMRGIVKVAAVKAPGFGDRRKAMLQDISILTGGSVISEELAMELEKSTLEDLGQAKRVVISKDTTTIIGGIGEKHAIQSRISQIRQEIQEATSDYDKEKLNERLAKLSGGVAVLKVGAATEVEMKEKKARVEDALHATRAAVEEGVVAGGGVALVRVAGKISNLRGQNEDQNVGIRVALRAMEAPLRQIVSNSGEEPSVVTNNVKDGKGNYGYNAATDEYGDMIDFGILDPTKVTRSALQYAASVAGLMITTECMVTDLPKEDKSSDSNPSPAGGMGGMGGMM
- the epmB gene encoding EF-P beta-lysylation protein EpmB yields the protein MKKINSVIKKDNWLHELSNSITHPKELLKILNLENHIQYSTLKKNKKFSFRVPYSFIARMKKNDPKDPLFLQVINNNQEFLKSSEYIKDPTKEIKNIILPGLIHKYHDRVLLIVKTNCAIHCRYCFRKYFPYEINQGGKKNWMQALEYIKNKKELNEVILSGGDPLMAKDHELIWLIKLISSINHIKRLRIHTRLPVVIPSRITFDLCQIFFQSRIKIILVTHINHPQEINKELSKSLFKLKKSGAILLNQSVLLKNINDNPIILAKLSNILFENNVLPYYLHILDKAIGTKHFLVSNKKAKVIMKNLMKMISGYLVPRLVYDTGSKDNKSIII
- the efp gene encoding elongation factor P gives rise to the protein MRLCYSNNFRSGCKIIFENEPYLVESSEFVKPGKGQAFVRVKLRNFGTKQLIEKTFRSTDFLPIADIVEYKLSYLYNDGQFWYFIHDNTFEELSVEKKIVGSNRKWLLEQDPCTVILWNNQPISITPKNFVELQVLNTEATLKGDTINSNVTKLATLNTGAIIRVPLFVQIGSLVKVDTRSGEYVCRIK
- the dnaC gene encoding DNA replication protein DnaC; translation: MTFHTEFFKRLKRLMPNNIKPKFDNDEDLLAWNQEQGRLSSESILRENKAMRMQRVLGRSGIRELYMNCSFDNYKIEHDGQKRVLKASKKYAEEFNQNIASFIFSGKPGTGKNHLASAIGNYLILHGKSILLVTVADLMSNMKGTFSGTSNITEESLLHNLSSVDLLMIDEIGMQTESRYEKVIINQIVDRRSSSKRSTGMLSNLDHQGMKNLLGERVIDRMRLGNSLWLTFEWDSYRQYVKGNEY
- the dnaT gene encoding primosomal protein DnaT; translation: MKILISQNTTLDLFCKNPIQILEKSNNGSLIILKNEVPVFYAVTPFFLKKIFDLEYDSIYKNVKKDNINKKFSMHSKWIPDKDFIRQAALWGIMLDTEVSPSELASFISYWEAEGCFFYHIQWQQKLAQSLQKSRSINKFSKKKRDITHIPQPDQTIPSGFRGK